tctgtaacaactttcagcacttgtgccttaataaatttttttttttaaatgcccTTACCAAAGCAcacttgaggaagggtctgggttACAAGACTTATACGTGTTATACACTTCTCAAAATGTACATGGTTTTATAGGATTGGGTTTATTTCTAAAGACACCATTGCTTATTGGTAATAGTGACAAATGTCTTATCAATACATCTCTACTTGACACAgacactataatgaggtggtctaaAGGTATAGAtgtttaggccacttcaactgtATGTGTGTCTTTTCAAGGGGAAGACGTTGGCAGGCTTTGTCTTTTGTGTAACCCTTGTCTTTACACTAATCTAATCTAACTGTATTTCCATCCTCCACTCTTACATGTGAGCAGGCAgtccattatttcattactggCTTGGCAGCTTTTCACATCATCGTTTGTCTGGGTACAACCAAACTTTTGCTTGTGTGGTGATCGGAAATAGAGGTGCCAACTTGTTGATACATAAATTGACATGTTTGTCATAGTCTTTTATTGAGCAGGAAACCTAAAAATAATGGAGGTAATTAAGATAGTATAGCaacgtagcccccaaaattggcaatattgtgcactttttcataaaaccatgaaactttccacataaatagtactcctcatgacatataattttagatatagtaccatcgctgagttgacctttggtgacttttacagccatttttgtacagaaaattgatcatttttttcctttaactccctgaggcagtaattaactggttaaaacatggtaccaaacaaagatcttgttgataggAACaatttggtttttatttgaagtcattaggtgatttcattacgaagttatgatcatttttactagctgcaaaatttgataaatttacctgcccttgaggtgtgaattacctgtgggcagataattatgcataaatttatcaaattttgcagctaataaaaatactcataacttaagaatgaaatcacctattgacttcaaataaaaatcaagttgtttctatcagaaagaccttttgtttggtaccatgttttatcaAGCTAATTattgcctcagggagttaaaggcaaaaatgatcaatttctGTACAATAATGgtcgtaaaggtcaccaaaggtcaaatcagcgatggcactatatctaaaaatacatgtattgaggagtactatttatgtgaaAAGTTTCATGGCGTTATGAAAAAGTAtgcaattttttggttgtgccgctatactaagaATGGAACATTGTAGTACAAAAGTAATCCATTGCCAGCAGTGGATGAATATTAACTAGCCTAGATGATAAATAGCAAACAAATGaaagagtgagtgagtgagtctaAATGATAGTCAAAGCTTTAAGCCACTCCATGTTCACTAAACAGTTTTGCTTTGGCTTCTAGAGTGTATAACTTTAATCTGTTTCTTTTGTCTGTTGCACTTCTTCAATTTTTTTAATTCTTAGACTTTTTATCAAGGTGCACTCTCATGGCCTCATTAATAAGATACCACTTTATGATATAATCTTTGTCTTGTACATCAGTTTTTTACCTTTCAAGTGTAAGGAACTCTCTGTCTACATGTGACCACAATCTTTCCAAGCGACTAGCAACGTACCAGGAACTATATAGTCGATTAGTATCAGTggaactgtacatgtgtgtcagCTGACTAGCATAGCATTGATGTAGTAACACATCACAAATATGTCAACTATTAGTGAAGCAGCCATACATATACTTTATTACTGTAGGATGAAGAGTTGGCAAGACAACTAGTAGAGCTGGGTTATCGAGGTAGTGGAGAGGTGAGATACAACCAGTGTGATGTAGTTGGGTTAGTCCCTTGAACTATTGGGTGATGTTGGAGGAGCTGACCTATGtcacagtgtgtgtatgtgtgtacactagTAATGACACCGTGTGTGTCGTTATTGCTGTAGGTACTAAAGAGAGATGAATTTGAACAACGCAAACAAATTGCTGAAGCAAGCAAGCTGTCACGGAGAGAACAAAAAACGTgatcactacacacacacgcatgcacacacaccactctctctctctctctcacacacacacacacacgcacacacactcactcacgcAGCACATTAATCGAAGGTCCTTATATAGAGTACTGGCCAGTGCTGGTAAAGACCTGAAGGGTTCAGTGTTCTTAGAGGCTCTTGCTGAACGTGAAGAAGCCAACCGTAGTGGGAAAATGACTGTGAGAGTTTATCACTGTGTCACCATGTGTATAACCTGTTGTGCACATAAACAGACAATACTATTCATCCGTGATAGAAACAGCAAAGGCCAGGTAAGTATAGTagtgtcaagagttcataataagagCTCTTTATATTATGAATCCTTGGTGGTGTTTATGTGACAGACATGGGGCCACGTACATGAGTACACATTAACCATGTACTTGGGTAATCTCTTGATAGTATGTGTAATGTCTTGACCGTGTATGTTGCTTGACCTAGTACTTTTCGATAAATGTGACCATATTATTATATTCTTATTACAGGAGATATCAGGGTATATAGATTATGCCCATCGGCTCAAGGTGACTAACTAATAAGGTAGTATTGGTTTGTGGAGATGTTGTGTAGAGTGAGGATTTTGAGCCATACTTCACTGGACGACGTAAGCTATTACCCCGACACACAGACTTGAGGTGAATACTATGTTAGAACTTTTAGGCCTTGTGTATTGTTGTATAATATTGTTGTACTGTACCCAATATTAGTCAGAATGTCTCTCCCATTTGTCATTAGATTATTATTCCCCTGTCAGAGTAGCCATGTGACATATATCATGTATAAGGCTTCCTTTTCTGGGAAAGTAAGGGCCCTAGGGCAAATACAGGGATATATTAATTGATCAAAAGTGTCAATATTGAATTAGTTCAAGATTTCATCAAGATCACAAGATGAATGATGAACCTTCTCTGGTTCTTTATTAGGAGACACAAAGAATTGTTTGGTAGTGGACATTTCAAAACATTAACTTAACACAATAGAAATTGTAAAGAGGCTAGTGGGACATAGTTGATACCATGGTCCCTTTGAACCTGATAGGCTAAATCACATGTTACACTTTGAACATTTTAGTTGTTTaaattttgtttgttgctgacaTGAGACAGGTGGGGCCTTGCTTCCTTTGAGCTGCCTGTTGACGGTGGGTGGCCAAGGTACAACTATTTGTACTGCAATTTGTAATATTAAATGGTTACAGTTGTAGTGGTTAGGCTAACTAGTTCCCATTTGGTCTGGTTATATTATTCAGCTGCCTTTCATTGTAATTATATTATGTTGTTTTCGTTGTTTGTTCTGTGTAGCTTCTACAATTGGGAAACAAACTTGGCTTCATCCACCCATTCACCTAACTACCAGGTCAGTGTCCCTGTGTCAATGTGAAGCCATTCCATACAGTAACATGTCTGTGCCCATCACTATAGTATGTTGTGCTGTTAATATTATTGATCTGTATTAGTCTGTAGTATAAGTAGGTATCTAGTGGATACTGTGTAATTTAGAAAGTTTGTTGTGGGGGCTAGCTGGAATACATTCAACAACAGTTTTGGGTCATGTATAGTGCTTGTTATTAGTTAGAACACAAAGGTGTGGCCTTCTTTGACATTAATCAACAGCTCTGTGTATATCATCAGTCAGAGGAGACTGGTCATGCGTCATCAAACATCTCttgatctcaaagaaaagtttATCCTAATTTTATCGCAACACCTCAATGTTGCACCACACCTCTCAGAAAACCTTGTAACTAGCTAAGAAACAGgataaggtcacctgtctaaagtGGCCattaatattatcaagagtgaataatattatattattaacattatTTATTTGGTCCTTTCACTGTAATACATTTTTCCATACTTCTTGTGAATGCAGGTACCAGATACCGTGTGATCAGTAGAGATATTGACTGTAACAGTTCTCCACCTGTAGTTCTACTCTCTAAATGAGACAGAGTGACGTAGTGATCACTATAGGATACTGGCTTGGTTTACACAGTGATTTTCCATTGAGTTGTTATTTCTAACTGTTTAGTCTCATGACTAATAACTAATGGTGCTTATGGTGACATACTAATAGGACACACCTAACCAGCTCACTGTTATCATACCACTCATACTTGTGTTATCACACATATGTGACCACAAAGCATCTGCTGTTGGGTCTAACTTGTTATGTGTCACAATTCCTCAGGTGATCTCGGATAACTCAGCAGGGCTGCTGTTCAAGAACAAGAGAGATCGCAAGATTGTCAATGTTGACCCTAAGGTGAAGTATTTGTTGGTACATAGGTCAACATGATTGGCTGATTGTGTTGTAACACACTAACCCAGTCTACCATTGCACAACCATCCTTGTACAGTATTAGTGTCATTATCACTAACCACCTCGTCTCTCTATAGTCAGTCCTACGCGCTTTCAGTATACATACTTGTAGACTTAACATTGcaatactaaacatagagtAATGTCACGTACTGTTACACAGGCACCCACCCCTGGTGACAATACCAGTCGTCAAGCCATACCTACTACCAAGTATCTGCAAGTTGTCATATTTGATCATGTGACTCGACGAAAAGCATAACTGTATTGTGTGTGGCCCCTCAGGGGTAGTTGTGATCAGCTAATGTCATTATAATGATGGTGATTAATTGTTAATACCAAGGTGATAATACCTGGGTTATGCCATACATTCCTGACAATTCATTCCTGGAATAGTTATGCTAGCTACCCTCATGTGTATTATACCAAGTCAGTGGCACTACCCTATTGGGAAACTGAAGACTGCTAGCGTGGTTTTTTGCTTATTGAATTTTATTACTGACTATTGTTTTGTCTGTGTATGATTTGCTAGCACTTTTGTCTTCTTTCCAGTCAGTCACTCAGTAGTGAACATCAGAGTTGTCCTAACACAATTAATGTCATTAATATTGTCTACCCTAGCCAGTGTTCCCCTGATTCTAGTGATCATAATTTCATTAATATGTGATGAAATAATCAGAATACAATAAAATGTTATCTTAAATATCATGTAAGAACAAAAAGTTGAATTAAAAAGTGTTTAAAATTGTGACCGACCAATCGATTGCACAAtccattattattgttattatagaCATTAGATATCTTTTCTGTATAGTTACCAGTGGAGGGGCTCATTGACTAAGAGGTTATCATAGGCAGCTACATTTAGTGGCCTTAGCTGTGGTGTAAAACTTGTATGTAATAACTTCAGTTTTCACGTTAATAAATATCATGGATATTAGTTTGTGCTCTGTTGGTACACAACATCTCTTCACAGCTTCTTGATTGGAGTGAAAATATTGCAGTGATGTGAGCATTGCATGATCAGTAGTTGGCTTAGTCTGCAGTCTGGCACAATGTCCGCCACACATGCCAATATTAAACGGCTTATTAGGGAGAATTAACTTCAAATCACCATTTGATAAAGCTTCACGATCTACCATGAAAGTTTCGAGGTCACAAGACTTGTGTATTGTCACAACTTCTCGGCGACGTCTTTGCGGTTGAGTGGTGATATGGGTTGTTGAGTGTTTGTTCCCCTTCAGGACTTCTCCCAAAAACTTAGAATCATAATCATGAGTAAACACAACTAGTAAAGGTTCTGTGTCCTTTTCGTCTTCTTCTCCTTTATAAAACACTCCATCACATgatagatgatgatgatgtcctGCAGTCAGCTTGATCTGGATACCATGGTTCACCCAGCCTTGTTTCCAGCCCTGAGCTATTGGAGTGATATCAAATGTCTTCCATCCAGGAGTGGCATCTATGTGTTTAAAGGTGAGCTTCAGTGGTGACTCAAGATCCTTCTCTCTCAgtatataataaatattaacATCATAATGGTCAGTTTGTAGTGTGGCCTTCTGCAGCAGGCGCAGTTCAGCATGAATGATCTCCTCTCCTTCAATCTCTTGCTTCTCCACATCAAACTTGTAGAAGCCACAGCCACTGGTGACACCTACAAGAACACACAGGTGGTGGATCAGACTGTATGACAAGCCATGTCCTCCTAATGTGAGGTCACTATCCCAACGGTATATTACATGATTGTACTGGGGCTTGGTCAACTTTATAGTTTACCCAAGCTAAGCATACAGCGGTTAAGCAGCTGACTTAATCATTGTACTGAACAACAATTTCAGCTTACCGCTTGCTCTGTTCTCGTAAGATTTTATCGTGTTCACTGCCATCTTATCATTATTTCCCAGTCCGTTTGGAATTGTAAAGTTGATGAAGAGATCCTTCAGATAGCTGGGGATGGATAGGTTAGCTAGAGCTAGTTCGTCAGCAATGTCTTTTAGTGCTTCCGGACCATTTTGTGCACCACTAAGGGATCTATCTGCTGGATTGGCTTCCCTACGAACTGGTGTCTGCACCGTCTTGCTACTAGTAATTGGTATGGAACGAGCACTACCCAGTAGTGGCTGTAATATTGTTGTTACAACTGCAACCATTATAGTAATCATGGATAACTTCATTATCAATTTGTCTTCGGAGCTTCTACCTTTGAATTACAAATTGTGCTCTGAATTGCCTTGAATTAGCCTACGTTTTATAATACTTCTTGCGAACGATTTTGTCCGTTAACGCCTTACAATTTCCGTATAATttttagaaaaaaaattaatttcttGGTATGAGCTACTATCACACGCAACACTAATCACGTCCACTCTGCAAAAACATATATAAGTTGTTGACGGATTGCTTTACTGTAAGGCACTATTTAGGATATAGGATTATTGTTGGCCCAATACTATTCAAATGCAATGACACAGCTGGCACTAGATGAATGGATATGTAAACCTCAGCTCTCAATGTACCATTGGTACTACCCTAGCTAGTATCCCCCTGATTCAAGTGATGATAATGATTTCATTAATGCGATAAAAACATCAGAATACAATAAAATGAGGATGATCATGTAATAAAGGCAGCgtaataattatcatgtacaACAAACAGAAAATGTTAAGAATTAAAATTTGAATGAAAagtgttttaaaaaattgtGATTGTGTGATCGACCAGTCAATCACACAATTGATCCattaattattatattactATTATAGACATTACAAatattttctgtattgtcatagataatatatacctctgGTATTGTTCATTGACTGAGTGGTTATAGGCAGCCACATTTAGTAGCCTTGGCTGTGCTGTACTTTGTCACTGTATATTCTTTATTCTTGCTGTTGTAATAAATCATATTAATCGGTTCGTACTCTATTGGTACACAACATCTCTTCACAGCTTCTTGATTGGAGTGAAAATATTGCAGTGATGTGATCATTGCATGATCAGTAGCTGGCTTAGTCTGCAGCCTGGCACAGTGTCCGCCACACATGCCAATATTAAACGGCTTATCAGGGTAAAATAACTTCAAATCACCATTTGATAAAGCTTCATGATCTACCATGAAAGTTTCGAGGTCACAAGACTTGTGTATTGTCACAACTTCTCGGCGACGTCTTTGTGGTTGAGTCGGAATATGGGTTGTTGAGTGTTTGTTCTCCTTCAGGACTTCTCCCAAAAACTTAGAATCATAATCGTGAGTAAACACAACTAGCAAAGGTTCTGTGTCCTTTTCGTCTTCTTCTCCTTTATAGAACACTCCATCACATgatagatgatgatgatgtcctGCAGTCAGCTTGATCTGGATACCATGGTTCACCCAGCCTTGTTTCCAGCCCTGAGCTATTGGAGTGATATCAAATGTCTTCCATCCAGGAGTGGCATCTATGTGTTTAAAGGTGAGCTTCAATGGTGACTCAAGATCCTTCTCTCTCAgtatataataaatattaacATCATAATGGTCAGTTTGTAGTGTGGCCTTCTGCAGCAGGCGCAGTTCAGCTTGAATGATCTCCTCTCCTTCAATCTCTTGCTTCTCCACATCAAACTTGTAGAAGCCACAGCCACTGGTGACACCTACAAGAACAAACAGGTGGTGGATCAGACTGTAAGACGAGCTATGTCCTCCTATGGGAGGTCACTATGCAAGATCAGCCGTACATTACATGGGACTATTGTACCGAGACGTGTAGGTGGTCAATTATTTAGTTTACCCAAGCTAAGCATACAGCGGTTAAGCAGCTGACTTGAGCTATTGTACTGAACAACAATTTCAACTTACTGCTTGCTCTGTTCTCATAAGATCTTATCGTGTTCACTGCCATCTTATCATTATTTTCCAGTCCGTCTGGAATGGTAAAATTGACGTAGAGATCCTTCAGATAGCTGGGGATGGATAGGTTAGCTAGGGCTAGTTCGTCAGTAATGTCTTCCAGTGCTTCCGGACCATTTTGTGCACCACTAAGGGATCTATCTGCTGGATTGGCTTCCCTACGAACTGGTGTCTGCACCGTCTTGCTACTAGTGGCAGGTATGGAACGAGCACTACCCAGTAGTGGCAGTAATATTGTTGCTAAAATTGCTGCAACTAGAATGATCACAGATAACTTCATTGTTTCTTGGATCGATTCGTCTTCCGCACTCCTAGATTTGATATCGAAATTAGTTTTTAAACGGTTACAAATTATTGAACACCTTTTATAAGAAAATAGGACAGGTTTTTTCCGTAAATCTACGTATAAAGGAAAGAGCAAACAAACAACTAAGTATGGTATCAAGaattaataataagagagggtATTtatctcttattattaactcttgatggtaTTTATCACCTTTTAATAATTAAACCACGGGCGGCGCCACTGAAACTGGTAGCTTATTAATTATGTTTCAAGTGGTATACGGTCACTTAATAAACTTAACATCACCACAGCTGATGCAACAATAACGCTGGCCACTTCACTATAAAGGCATACCACTTGACCTGGTACCAAGTTGTTGACAATGATTGCTGTACTATAAGGCATCTCTTGGCCCTATATATTTAGGATTTTACATCATATTGTTGATCCAATATCATCTGGAATGCAGTGACACAGCTGGTACTAGATGAATGGAGGAGATTTAGGATCAGCTTTCTGCTGCGGAATGAGACAATGTACTACCTCTTGTGGGTAGATACCATATTTGTGATATCTGGGAGAGTGAAAACAGGCGATATGATCTGTGCAGACCACACTAAATATGTCCAACAGTAGCAACCAAATACAATATATTAGCAGTAATGATGACAACACTACACTGACTATATTTAAGGAAACACACACcatattacactacacacatgacACATATACTATAATTGTTCCCCATCCTTAAAATCATCAGTCTCTGTATTACTGACTAGTGCAGTGGATAACATTACATCATTGTCCATGTCTTTAGCACGGGAGTATTCGCTACAGGAACACATTATTGAACACACATCACCCagttatagtgtgtgtgtggtacttACTATGACCTCTGGTAGCCACGAATGTTACGACAATAATACCAGCCAATCAGAACAGTCAACAACATTGTCATGACGACCAGACATGCAATGATGATCCCGACCACACCCCCTGCACTGAGTCCAGAAGAATCTGTAGGACAAGGTTTCACAGtggaaaataaaattttaaactaGTTAATTGTCACCAATGAGATCAAGTGTATATTGTCTGTTGTACCTTGTGGCTATGTAGTTGTTGTGATGGAATAGCATACTATTCCTTACATAGAAATTGTTAAGGAATTATTTCAACTAATTTTCGTTCTTGTTAATAAAAGCCAGCTATAGGCAGTGAATATCTTTATTTGTAGCATTGATATGGTTTCACTAGCAATACTACACTGAGGCCATGTTACAGGTAGGCAGGAGGTAGCTAGCAGGCAGGGGAGTGTGACACCTATCCTACATTAAGAGTTGCGACGCCAGCTGCTGTAGCATCATAACTTCCCCCTCCTGACATCCAATCACTAATAGAAGAGGCCAGCTAGAATTTGTTTATCCCAGAACATCAACTTGTAAAGGAAACATGTGCTTTTATAGGCACAGAGTTGAGTTATAAGAAAAGTGCATACTGGGATTTCAATTGTACACACTGTGCATTGAAATGTTAGTACTCAGACCACACCATGCCTTAGTCTAAAATGAGCCCATACTAGCTGTAATAATGGGATGGACTACAAGCCTATTAAGTTAcggcatgtacagtatatatgtgtACGTGTATGTGCAATCCAAGCATTGCATGAACAAAAAGGAGCTAACAGCAGTGAGGAGGGATCTTATCTGGTAAATGAATCTCTTCAATACTTAATGGTGTAtgcagtgtgtgtagtgtgattCACATACCATTTTTATGAATATACGGAACATGCATGACTATGTAACATACAAAACAATTCCTCTTAACTGTTAGCTGCTGTGTGTGAGCATACTGTGTAGTTATGGTTACTGGGTAGTGCTAGTGTGGTAGCTACACATCTCGGTACATTTCCTACCAGTGGGAGgctgcgtgtgtgtgtgcgtagtgtagGGGATTAATGTATGCTCAGAGAACAGAGATATGTAGAATATgtatttttagtgtttgtgtgtacatgtattgatataatattgtacatgtgtagtgtgtgcacatACGGTACTGGCTGATGTTAAGAAACAATCTAATGACCAGAGATGTAACAAATAAACTGCTGATGCTACTATTCATAGTGATATCAAATGTTGTTTTAGATCAGGTCCATACCAGACAAGGAAATAAGCTAAGCATCATGTGGAGCTGTTAACAAGCTAGTAATTGATCATGTCTTCTCCAAATACTGTGAAGGGAAGCCAGGCATTGTGAGGCTGATTACAATAAAGTCATCAAGAGGTCATCGCTTGGTCATACCGTCTCacctttttttttgtcatgAGGTATGTTTGGGACCAACTAGAGATTGTCATCATATAATGGAACACACCATTTCTATTATTAGCATTCTGAAGAAGACAGATGGTGAACCGAATCAAATAGTAACACTTGCTATCAATAGCATATGCCAAGCAAAGCAAACATTGTCTAGTTCCCATCTGTGTCTGTTCCATGTAAGCTACAGGGTGTCTACCTTGTAACA
The Dysidea avara chromosome 7, odDysAvar1.4, whole genome shotgun sequence genome window above contains:
- the LOC136260346 gene encoding cilia- and flagella-associated protein 299-like isoform X2 — translated: MAQEDSQAGQQVSDNIVSEFGTYQEFLDSQITRKDLFYLEDEELARQLVELGYRGSGEVLKRDEFEQRKQIAEASKLSRREQKTVLASAGKDLKGSVFLEALAEREEANRSGKMTTILFIRDRNSKGQEISGYIDYAHRLKSEDFEPYFTGRRKLLPRHTDLSFYNWETNLASSTHSPNYQVISDNSAGLLFKNKRDRKIVNVDPKAPTPGDNTSRQAIPTTKYLQVVIFDHVTRRKA
- the LOC136260346 gene encoding cilia- and flagella-associated protein 299-like isoform X1 produces the protein MAQEDSQAGQQVSDNIVSEFGTYQEFLDSQITRKDLFYLEDEELARQLVELGYRGSGEVLKRDEFEQRKQIAEASKLSRREQKTVLASAGKDLKGSVFLEALAEREEANRSGKMTVRVYHCVTMCITCCAHKQTILFIRDRNSKGQEISGYIDYAHRLKSEDFEPYFTGRRKLLPRHTDLSFYNWETNLASSTHSPNYQVISDNSAGLLFKNKRDRKIVNVDPKAPTPGDNTSRQAIPTTKYLQVVIFDHVTRRKA
- the LOC136260342 gene encoding bone morphogenetic protein 4-like — protein: MKLSMITIMVAVVTTILQPLLGSARSIPITSSKTVQTPVRREANPADRSLSGAQNGPEALKDIADELALANLSIPSYLKDLFINFTIPNGLGNNDKMAVNTIKSYENRASGVTSGCGFYKFDVEKQEIEGEEIIHAELRLLQKATLQTDHYDVNIYYILREKDLESPLKLTFKHIDATPGWKTFDITPIAQGWKQGWVNHGIQIKLTAGHHHHLSCDGVFYKGEEDEKDTEPLLVVFTHDYDSKFLGEVLKGNKHSTTHITTQPQRRRREVVTIHKSCDLETFMVDREALSNGDLKLILPNKPFNIGMCGGHCARLQTKPTTDHAMLTSLQYFHSNQEAVKRCCVPTEHKLISMIFINVKTEVITYKFYTTAKATKCSCL
- the LOC136260340 gene encoding transforming growth factor beta-2 proprotein-like; protein product: MKLSVIILVAAILATILLPLLGSARSIPATSSKTVQTPVRREANPADRSLSGAQNGPEALEDITDELALANLSIPSYLKDLYVNFTIPDGLENNDKMAVNTIRSYENRASSVTSGCGFYKFDVEKQEIEGEEIIQAELRLLQKATLQTDHYDVNIYYILREKDLESPLKLTFKHIDATPGWKTFDITPIAQGWKQGWVNHGIQIKLTAGHHHHLSCDGVFYKGEEDEKDTEPLLVVFTHDYDSKFLGEVLKENKHSTTHIPTQPQRRRREVVTIHKSCDLETFMVDHEALSNGDLKLFYPDKPFNIGMCGGHCARLQTKPATDHAMITSLQYFHSNQEAVKRCCVPIEYEPINMIYYNSKNKEYTVTKYSTAKATKCGCL